The proteins below come from a single Zea mays cultivar B73 chromosome 8, Zm-B73-REFERENCE-NAM-5.0, whole genome shotgun sequence genomic window:
- the LOC103635670 gene encoding uncharacterized protein, which produces MEQEDYSVDEVYAVTKAWAPNNGILISGCQTNQTTADATTPLGVSFGALSNSIQTILANEHGKVTNEPAAMPSPRRRHCSPRPRCSAAPASPVVPTQATTVTSPLPLDLPAATLSPRRSRCSIISCRPGTCDPPPPPPPVTGPSRCFSRPDAVPCTSVRERLADLIKENKKIWRRRSRMATSPTELRRAPQYSDIDIYVPSTIWNGIRIIGNRSFVLSDLFLQ; this is translated from the exons ATGGAGCAAGAGGATTACAGTGTCGACGAGGTGTATGCCGTGACTAAGGCTTGGGCGCCAAATAATGGCATTCTGATCAGTGGATGCCAGACTAACCAAACAACAGCCGATGCAACTACACCACTAGGTGTCTCCTTCGGTGCTCTGAGTAATTCTATACAGACCATTCTTGCAAATGAGCACGGGAAGGTGACGAATGAGCCCGCAGCGATGCCAAGCCCTCGACGACGCCACTGCTCGCCACGACCCCGCTGCAGCGCTGCTCCAGCCTCTCCTGTCGTCCCAACACAGGCGACCACAGTGACGAGCCCACTGCCCCTGGACCTGCCCGCGGCAACACTAAGTCCTCGGCGCAGCCGCTGCTCCATCATCTCCTGCCGCCCCGGCACatgcgaccccccccccccccccccccctgtgaCCGGGCCGAGCCGCTGTTTCAGTCGTCCCGATGCGGTGCCCTGTACATCTGTACGTGAGCGCCTTGCCGATCTG atcaaagaaaataaaaaaatttgGCGACGGCGGAGCAGGATGGCAACGTCCCCCACAGAACTTCGCAGGGCTCCCCAATATTCAGATATT GATATATATGTTCCCTCAACAATCTGGAATGGCATCAGGATTATTGGAAATAGAAGCTTTGTTCTGTCTGACCTTTTTCTGCAGTAG